In a genomic window of Melitaea cinxia chromosome 25, ilMelCinx1.1, whole genome shotgun sequence:
- the LOC123666239 gene encoding uncharacterized protein LOC123666239, with protein sequence MAFSFRKMLSNINYFKKTEECSDSVPDDANFKLRRHASDETILLDFECLEPDSTSRQCASLKLPESVKNYAVKKGSLSDTDLLTRTADTPLRSKKRKCKKLKLDIKKASCSMNQLSADSFNNAENTPKHVLLDCKSPDLFSERFKEFHFNRSFELLDALSDEVPSSPFELDIDSLSDDSESGNSEFSALSNKSSIKMCRKVTASQSSNEQRSVPSTSIESFGDVDVEKNEEERVRLLETYQFKLAKMDDLLKKFLHEFRFHIEVSRLFYSKSILSANPNTDIKDQKNFDQIYLKECTVRSESPVRMWNIVMEKEDTQTKAKMKKQLLSIKSNIERFTSNYLKIIPEDEEVNHKSIKFDLNKQKKLQKRPKNVNYKKKMKHFDFPDLRDAMLNLFTEEMTNDLTLSDSEYSNICQCMCKCHTPSTPTSQTDSGMLTKTNDGSMSITSSIGNFSLDSSTLTAYSETLEQVVSYNSFQDTSLYNSLLQKAAIERITFYVQVHSIQLKCEEYDEQKSFTFHCPSCKDTLQDENSLLRHILSQSHCEKIHFVYKTAYIKKCMSSGKEIQPSTVLNSMTMYRDENKIVCFGDAMYACSLCFENFIVGESVLMAHCYDPQHVEKRSKLDEIIG encoded by the coding sequence ATGGCGTTTTCCTTCCGAAAAATGCTTTCCAACATCAATTATTTCAAGAAAACAGAAGAATGTTCGGATAGCGTCCCCGACGATGCGAATTTCAAGCTACGCAGGCACGCATCAGACGAGACGATCTTACTGGACTTCGAGTGTTTAGAGCCAGACTCCACTTCTAGACAATGTGCAAGTCTGAAACTTCCGGAATCCGTGAAAAATTACGCcgtaaaaaaaggttctttatccGACACAGACTTACTAACTCGAACAGCTGATACACCCTTACGTTCAAAAAAGCGTAAGtgcaaaaaacttaaattagaTATAAAGAAAGCTAGCTGTTCGATGAATCAGTTAAGCGCTGATAGTTTTAATAATGCTGAAAACACGCCAAAACACGTTCTCTTAGACTGCAAGAGCCCAGATTTGTTCAGTGAAAGATTTAAAGAGTTCCATTTTAATAGATCTTTCGAGTTGCTCGACGCTCTGTCCGATGAGGTTCCATCTTCGCCGTTCGAACTCGACATTGATTCATTATCTGACGACTCCGAATCAGGTAATTCAGAATTCTCAGCTCTCTCCAATAAATCGTCAATTAAAATGTGTCGGAAGGTCACTGCCAGTCAGTCGAGCAACGAACAGCGTTCGGTACCATCGACCAGCATAGAGTCGTTTGGAGATGTCGACGTTGAGAAAAATGAAGAGGAAAGGGTACGGTTATTGGAAACTTATCAATTTAAATTGGCAAAAATGGACGATTTGTTGAAGAAGTTTCTCCACGAGTTCCGGTTTCATATTGAAGTCTCTAGACTGTTTTATTCAAAGTCTATCCTCTCAGCTAATCCTAATACTGATATCAAAGACCAAAAAAATTTTGATCAGATCTACTTAAAAGAGTGTACCGTCAGAAGCGAAAGTCCCGTCCGTATGTGGAACATCGTTATGGAAAAGGAAGATACACAGACAAAGGCCAAGATGAAGAAACAGCTTCTATCAATCAAATCAAACATAGAGAGATTCACAAGTAACTATCTAAAAATTATTCCCGAAGACGAGGAAGTTAACCACAAGAGTATCAAATTCGATTTGAACAAAcaaaagaaattacaaaaacgtccaaaaaatgttaattataaaaagaaaatgaagCATTTCGATTTCCCGGACCTGAGAGACGCCATGCTCAATTTATTTACGGAGGAGATGACGAATGATCTTACCCTGAGCGACTCCGAATACTCCAATATCTGCCAATGTATGTGTAAGTGCCATACACCCTCAACACCAACATCACAGACCGACTCTGGAATGCTAACAAAAACCAACGATGGCTCCATGTCCATCACATCATCGATCGGCAACTTCAGCTTGGATTCGTCAACATTGACCGCTTACTCTGAAACCTTAGAACAAGTCGTGAGCTATAACAGCTTTCAAGACACGAGCCTCTACAACAGTCTCCTCCAAAAGGCAGCCATCGAGCGAATCACCTTCTATGTACAAGTACATAGCATTCAACTGAAATGTGAAGAATACGATGAACAAAAAAGCTTTACTTTCCATTGTCCCTCATGCAAAGACACTCTTCAAGATGAGAACAGCCTCCTCAGACACATTTTAAGCCAGAGTCATTGTGagaaaatacattttgtttacaaaacggCTTATATTAAGAAATGTATGTCGTCCGGTAAGGAAATTCAACCAAGTACCGTTTTAAACTCTATGACAATGTACAGAGATGAGAACAAAATTGTTTGCTTCGGCGACGCTATGTATGCTTGTTCTTTATGCTTTGAGAATTTCATAGTCGGTGAGTCCGTGCTGATGGCACACTGTTACGATCCACAACACGTAGAAAAACGGTCCAAACTCGATGAAATCATAGGTTAG
- the LOC123666176 gene encoding uncharacterized protein LOC123666176 has product MALWKFSESSQPLLKRCLEASSTIDPDNIWVQKFGHLLQKRNLGKNANESERKEIKTPSPTKVDSKATVIVEKEDVPDELLQDIVESDPVSRFDFIVEHCLNDSNLYKKLAKQLPLISIEKLCNHIFQTENVKLKFLEDFYKIFLPEFLKREHSISSIDMLLKAKKYKSEYFNYFLELLIKDTDLPSQVFQQYITIIDKHNQIELMKNIVLYDLSNEVFIHHLHSIYLLYKNCPKTEHLQKHIFLKLSNASQQCASDTNYGRLLLNFVQNQKNFTSNFAAIEKVINKHRSPFKKPCLNAFNDLKELQE; this is encoded by the coding sequence ATGGCGTTGTGGAAGTTCTCTGAATCATCCCAGCCGTTACTAAAGCGTTGTCTTGAAGCTTCTTCTACCATTGATCCCGATAATATATGGGTGCAAAAGTTCGGACATCTACTTCAGAAAAGAAATTTAGGTAAAAATGCAAATGAGAGTGAGAGAAAAGAGATTAAAACTCCATCACCAACTAAAGTTGATAGTAAAGCGACTGTGATTGTAGAAAAAGAAGATGTTCCAGATGAATTGTTACAGGACATTGTAGAATCCGATCCAGTTTCCCGCTTCGATTTCATCGTCGAACATTGTCTCAATGAttctaatttatacaaaaaactaGCCAAACAACTACCTTTAATATCGATTGAAAAGTTATGTAACCATATTTTTCAAACTgagaatgtaaaattaaaattcttagaAGATTTCTATAAAATCTTTTTACCGGAATTTTTGAAACGCGAACACTCAATATCATCTATAGACATGTTGTTAAAAGCCAAAAAATATAAGagcgaatattttaattactttttggagttactcataaaagatacaGATTTACCGAGTCAAGTTTTCCAGcagtatataacaataattgataaaCATAATCAGATAGAATTGatgaaaaatatagtattatacGATTTATCGAACGAAGTATTCATTCATCATTTACactcaatatatttattatataaaaattgtccAAAAACTGAACATCTGCAGAAGCATATATTCCTAAAACTGTCAAACGCGTCACAGCAATGTGCTAGTGATACAAACTACGGTCGTTTACTGTTAAACTTTGTTCAAAATCAAAAGAACTTCACGTCAAATTTTGCCGCAATagaaaaagttattaataaacaCAGATCACCATTTAAAAAACCTTGTTTGAATGCGTTTAATGATTTAAAAGaattacaagaataa